A region of Myxococcus stipitatus DSM 14675 DNA encodes the following proteins:
- a CDS encoding GGDEF domain-containing response regulator gives MARILLVDDEKIARTLYGDYLTGVGHTVTAVGTLQDARQALAADRFDAVVTDLILPGGDGMEVLRHVRERHPGVEVVVITALDKVDPAVRAIKSGAAEYLVKPVAPEALQHAVRRALTTRDLLQENASLRRHVALLEAGQRLATTLDRDKLATATTSALESMAAAGAIVLLERDTNLGLRAQGTRGLPVGTEDTVVAWLRDQLMDARAPRELDVLDVPFERILTFPAVEGDAVLGHAVLFYAKLQAADGAAEAAGYLVRNWALALRNLGRFAAVEDLAYIDDLTRLFNTRYLHLVLDREVQDALQTQRAFSLLFLDLDHFKSINDTHGHLIGSKLLVEAARVVKGCVRDHDVVARFGGDEYVVMLRNTDSGGALKVAERIRRTMETHQFLAREGLALKLSTCIGVASFPEHARDKATLLDLSDRAMYRGKRGTRNVVYMAAQDLEAPPAERRQASTGT, from the coding sequence ATGGCGCGCATCCTCCTCGTCGACGACGAAAAGATCGCCCGCACCCTCTACGGCGACTACCTCACGGGCGTGGGCCACACCGTCACCGCGGTGGGCACGCTTCAGGACGCTCGGCAGGCGCTCGCGGCGGACCGCTTCGACGCGGTGGTGACGGACCTCATCCTTCCTGGCGGCGACGGCATGGAGGTCCTCCGGCACGTGCGGGAGCGGCACCCTGGCGTGGAGGTCGTCGTCATCACCGCGCTGGACAAGGTGGACCCCGCGGTGCGCGCCATCAAGAGCGGCGCGGCGGAGTACCTGGTCAAGCCCGTGGCCCCGGAGGCGCTCCAGCACGCGGTGCGACGCGCGCTCACCACGCGAGACCTGCTGCAGGAGAACGCCTCGCTGCGCCGGCACGTCGCGCTGCTGGAGGCGGGGCAGCGGCTGGCCACCACGCTGGACCGCGACAAGCTGGCCACCGCCACCACGAGCGCGCTGGAGTCCATGGCCGCCGCGGGCGCCATCGTGCTCCTGGAGCGCGACACAAATCTGGGCCTGCGCGCACAGGGCACCCGAGGACTTCCTGTCGGCACCGAGGACACCGTCGTGGCGTGGCTGCGCGACCAGCTCATGGACGCGCGGGCGCCTCGCGAGCTGGACGTGCTGGACGTGCCCTTCGAGCGCATCCTCACCTTCCCCGCCGTCGAGGGCGACGCGGTGCTGGGCCACGCGGTGCTCTTCTACGCGAAGCTCCAGGCCGCCGACGGGGCCGCCGAGGCCGCGGGCTACCTGGTGCGCAACTGGGCGCTGGCGCTGCGCAACCTGGGCCGGTTCGCGGCGGTGGAGGACCTGGCGTACATCGACGACCTCACGCGCCTGTTCAACACGCGCTACCTGCACCTGGTGCTGGACCGGGAGGTCCAGGACGCGCTCCAGACGCAGCGGGCCTTCAGCCTCCTCTTCCTGGACCTGGACCACTTCAAGTCCATCAACGACACGCACGGCCACCTCATCGGCTCCAAGCTGCTCGTCGAGGCGGCGCGCGTGGTGAAGGGCTGCGTGAGAGACCACGACGTCGTGGCGCGCTTCGGCGGCGACGAGTACGTGGTGATGCTGCGCAACACCGACTCGGGCGGCGCGCTCAAGGTGGCCGAGCGCATCCGGCGCACCATGGAGACCCACCAGTTCCTCGCGCGCGAGGGGCTGGCGCTGAAGCTCTCCACCTGCATCGGCGTGGCCAGCTTCCCGGAGCACGCACGGGACAAGGCCACGCTGCTCGACCTGTCGGACCGGGCCATGTACCGCGGCAAGCGCGGCACGCGGAACGTCGTCTACATGGCGGCGCAGGACCTGGAAGCGCCGCCCGCCGAGAGGCGCCAGGCCTCCACCGGCACGTAG
- a CDS encoding demethoxyubiquinone hydroxylase family protein: MPQTDPFHSLVPRKMTDSELARSIRLNIEAELDAINLYAAHIDATDNEEAKAVLRHVMDEEREHAALFWQLIARLDPEQAQHAQEAVEKFKLIISGAPHESVEAVGKEGASTEVMEPGLAKRLTVGNMRP; encoded by the coding sequence ATGCCGCAGACCGACCCGTTCCACTCCCTCGTTCCTCGGAAGATGACCGACTCGGAGCTCGCGCGTTCCATCCGGCTCAACATCGAGGCGGAGCTGGACGCCATCAACCTCTACGCCGCCCACATCGACGCCACCGACAACGAGGAGGCCAAGGCCGTCCTGCGTCACGTCATGGACGAGGAGCGCGAGCACGCCGCGCTCTTCTGGCAGCTCATCGCGCGGTTGGACCCGGAGCAGGCCCAGCACGCCCAGGAGGCCGTGGAGAAGTTCAAGCTCATCATCTCGGGAGCCCCGCACGAGTCCGTGGAGGCGGTGGGCAAGGAGGGCGCGAGCACCGAGGTGATGGAGCCGGGCCTCGCCAAGCGCCTCACCGTGGGGAACATGCGGCCCTGA